In one Pseudodesulfovibrio tunisiensis genomic region, the following are encoded:
- a CDS encoding GrpB family protein has product METLERKVARVLEDRIEVVAHDPKWFFLFEAEKAHLLACLPTGSIGRVEHFGSTAVPGLDAKPVVDMLVEVADARQAWETCAPILEAQGYDAFWRPSFGDDVPPFYPWFIKRDDKGRRTHHIHMVEPDFEHWERLRFRDELIVRPDLAREYAQLKRKLAAEYPGDRVAYTAAKGEFIARVMRDARQPRG; this is encoded by the coding sequence GTGGAAACTCTGGAACGGAAAGTGGCGCGCGTGCTTGAGGACAGGATCGAGGTCGTGGCTCATGATCCGAAATGGTTTTTCCTGTTCGAGGCGGAAAAGGCGCATCTGCTGGCCTGTCTTCCGACCGGGAGCATCGGGCGGGTGGAGCATTTCGGCAGCACTGCCGTGCCCGGACTGGATGCAAAGCCTGTCGTGGACATGCTCGTGGAAGTGGCGGACGCGCGGCAGGCATGGGAAACGTGCGCACCCATTCTGGAGGCTCAGGGCTATGACGCCTTCTGGCGGCCATCCTTCGGCGACGACGTGCCTCCGTTTTATCCGTGGTTCATCAAGCGGGATGACAAGGGGCGCCGGACTCATCACATTCACATGGTGGAGCCGGATTTCGAGCATTGGGAACGGCTGCGGTTTCGGGATGAACTCATTGTCCGGCCCGATCTGGCAAGGGAATATGCGCAGCTCAAGCGGAAGCTGGCCGCGGAATATCCCGGGGACAGGGTGGCCTACACTGCGGCCAAGGGCGAATTCATCGCCCGGGTCATGAGGGACGCGCGGCAGCCGCGCGGATGA
- a CDS encoding OmpA family protein, with product MVSYADNARGQMIIDEIRALSGCSVVSDVNSLMTPAGMDAYAKDVFYKEVQEAKPVPVAAPMEKEVITFSLHFGFDKYQITDEMIPVLEQAKMILEENAKATYEIAGHTDWTGTEQYNQGLSERRANSVKQWLIDNGVSTSRLSAVGYGELSPKYDNNTKEGRRLNRRVEITTK from the coding sequence GTGGTCAGCTACGCGGACAACGCGCGCGGCCAGATGATCATTGATGAAATCCGCGCCCTGTCCGGCTGTTCCGTGGTATCGGACGTGAATTCCCTGATGACTCCTGCGGGAATGGATGCCTATGCCAAGGACGTGTTCTACAAGGAAGTTCAGGAAGCCAAGCCCGTGCCCGTGGCCGCGCCCATGGAAAAGGAAGTCATCACCTTCAGCCTGCACTTCGGCTTCGACAAGTACCAGATCACCGACGAGATGATCCCGGTGCTGGAACAGGCCAAGATGATCCTCGAGGAAAACGCCAAGGCCACCTACGAGATCGCGGGCCACACCGACTGGACCGGCACCGAGCAGTACAACCAGGGACTGTCCGAACGCCGCGCCAATTCCGTGAAGCAGTGGCTGATCGACAACGGCGTGTCCACTTCCCGGCTCAGCGCCGTGGGTTACGGCGAACTCAGCCCCAAGTACGACAACAATACCAAGGAAGGCCGCAGGCTTAACCGTCGCGTGGAAATCACCACCAAGTAA
- a CDS encoding vWA domain-containing protein encodes MKHSRKLLLIALVSALVMAFALPASAGMKKVKKVDNFVFFIDQSGSMAMKHKDLGKKKIDLAVDTATRMAGAIPSLDYTSSMFLFAPFASGVQPMTFSQGALKQGIAGIDTDYDIFGRQTPMGNGLMDLDPVLASLSGKTALIIFTDGNSNYGADPIAQAGGPCTPSTAPTCASMWSATRTTRAAR; translated from the coding sequence ATGAAACATTCCAGAAAGCTGTTGCTGATCGCCCTGGTATCCGCCCTTGTCATGGCTTTTGCCTTGCCCGCTTCGGCAGGCATGAAGAAAGTCAAGAAGGTGGACAACTTCGTGTTTTTCATCGATCAGTCCGGCTCCATGGCCATGAAGCACAAGGACCTCGGCAAGAAAAAGATCGATCTCGCCGTGGATACCGCCACCCGCATGGCCGGGGCAATCCCCTCCCTGGACTACACCAGCTCCATGTTCCTGTTCGCCCCGTTCGCTTCCGGCGTGCAGCCCATGACGTTCAGCCAGGGCGCCCTGAAGCAGGGAATCGCAGGCATTGACACCGACTACGACATCTTCGGCCGCCAGACCCCGATGGGCAACGGCCTGATGGACCTCGACCCGGTGCTGGCCTCCCTGTCCGGCAAGACCGCACTCATCATCTTCACGGACGGCAACTCCAACTACGGCGCCGATCCCATTGCCCAGGCCGGCGGGCCCTGTACGCCAAGTACGGCTCCAACCTGTGCATCCATGTGGTCAGCTACGCGGACAACGCGCGCGGCCAGATGA
- the rfaD gene encoding ADP-glyceromanno-heptose 6-epimerase, producing the protein MYIVTGGAGFIGSAMVWKLNQMGIDDILVVDNLASTEKWKNLVNLKYEDYLHRDQFLKLIIEGDDPFETEAVIHMGACSSTTEFDADFLMENNYRYTQYVCRFCLAHGARFINASSAATYGGGEHGFSDSHDVVPALRPLNMYGYSKQLFDMWALKGGLLDKIVCLKFFNVFGPNEYHKGDMMSVICKAHTQIGETGKLKLFKSYREEYPDGGQKRDFVYVKDCVDIMAWLMQTPDVNGIFNVGTGTARTWNDLADSVFSAMGRETAVEYIDMPEVIRDKYQYFTQADMTRLAEAGCPVQMTSLEDAAEDYVKNYLSQDNTVPQILEDLQEVRC; encoded by the coding sequence ATGTACATAGTCACGGGCGGCGCAGGATTCATCGGCAGCGCCATGGTCTGGAAGCTCAATCAGATGGGCATCGACGACATTCTGGTGGTGGACAATCTCGCCTCCACCGAGAAGTGGAAGAATCTCGTCAACCTGAAGTACGAGGACTATCTGCACAGGGACCAGTTTCTGAAGCTGATCATCGAGGGCGATGACCCGTTCGAGACCGAGGCCGTGATCCACATGGGCGCGTGTTCCTCCACCACGGAATTCGACGCGGATTTCCTCATGGAGAACAATTACCGCTATACCCAGTACGTGTGCCGCTTCTGCCTTGCGCACGGTGCGCGGTTCATCAATGCCTCCAGCGCGGCGACCTACGGCGGCGGCGAGCACGGATTTTCCGACAGCCACGACGTGGTGCCTGCGCTCCGTCCCCTGAACATGTACGGCTACTCCAAGCAGCTTTTCGACATGTGGGCGCTCAAGGGCGGCCTGCTGGACAAGATCGTGTGCCTCAAGTTCTTCAACGTGTTCGGCCCGAACGAGTATCACAAGGGCGACATGATGAGCGTGATCTGCAAGGCTCACACCCAGATCGGGGAGACCGGCAAGCTCAAGCTGTTCAAGTCCTACCGCGAGGAATATCCGGACGGCGGCCAGAAGCGCGATTTCGTGTACGTCAAGGACTGCGTGGACATCATGGCGTGGCTCATGCAGACCCCGGACGTGAACGGCATCTTCAACGTGGGCACGGGCACGGCCCGCACATGGAACGATCTCGCGGATTCCGTGTTCTCGGCCATGGGTCGGGAAACCGCCGTGGAATACATCGACATGCCCGAGGTGATCCGCGACAAGTACCAGTATTTCACGCAGGCCGACATGACCAGGCTGGCCGAGGCCGGGTGTCCCGTGCAGATGACCTCTCTGGAGGATGCGGCCGAGGACTACGTGAAGAACTATCTCTCCCAAGACAACACCGTTCCTCAAATCCTAGAGGATTTGCAAGAGGTCCGTTGTTGA
- a CDS encoding LPS-assembly protein LptD has translation MIPSSKRILSVGCLLAMLVLCLPLTLVARPELLNQVRRYVADGPPPVRESDQWTFSADRVVGDLTSEYVEAFGNCQLSLGENQLRADFARYYQNTGWVFVKGNIRAHWGGDFLEASEAEFDLRNMTGWLKNGKLFMAQPHLWVEAEELERKPGDTYTFRNAKVTACSGDRPAWSVTSEEGNATLDGRVRLYHTKFHIMDVPVMYSPFMALPGARKRQSGFLPPRVSNSRKLGFQLNMPYYWVISDEADMTLYQNYMSNRGYMQGVEFRHAEDVDTKGVWKADFLHDARRANTIDKEWKDYRDDGLLRPNRNRWWVRSKYDGWLGSPKWKVKLDLDLVSDQNYLRDFQDGPSGFDASRKEFVDTFGRDIANKDALDRISTAFMSRSWDKYGLAGKVEYDQNLRFFNGNGKASKNSTVQTLPEIDLFAFRQAMPGLPLEWDAEVKYDYFHRNYGNSGHRLDIRPGLSLPMSNKYVTFIPRAKAIQTFYSLSRQQNVNTHTFSRFNVEQDAAKDGFQSRTSWEGGFSLFSEVARVFPLGGDMPADPSLAGSTRWTRLKHSLTPRVEYTYSPYVRNQKRYPYFDSRDRLKGTNMVTYSLTNVLDRRRDRVVLAPGEKGAAPLTRVASDYLDFLTFRLEQSYDRNEATRKDMRDQYARRPFSDVLAEVVVKPLDYIDLTSRTWVSPYNGNVTQNENDIRLYKAGLGEFIVGYDLLSRIDEYKRYSEDDMFIFRAELNWQAASDFEVGLIYRRDFETDRDLEKKIRFAWNGECYGLYFSYAIKPSDDRFEFGFELANF, from the coding sequence TTGATCCCGTCGTCCAAGCGCATACTGTCCGTCGGCTGCCTGCTGGCCATGCTCGTGCTGTGCCTGCCCCTGACGCTCGTGGCCCGGCCCGAGTTGCTGAATCAGGTGCGGCGCTACGTGGCGGACGGCCCGCCTCCGGTCAGGGAGAGCGACCAGTGGACCTTTTCCGCGGACCGCGTGGTGGGTGATCTGACCAGCGAGTATGTGGAGGCGTTCGGCAACTGCCAGCTTTCCCTTGGCGAGAACCAGCTCAGGGCGGATTTCGCCCGCTACTACCAGAACACGGGCTGGGTGTTTGTCAAGGGCAACATCCGCGCACATTGGGGCGGGGATTTTCTGGAAGCCTCCGAGGCCGAGTTCGATCTGCGCAACATGACGGGGTGGCTCAAAAACGGCAAGCTGTTCATGGCCCAGCCCCATCTCTGGGTCGAGGCCGAGGAACTGGAACGCAAGCCCGGGGACACCTACACTTTCAGAAATGCCAAGGTCACGGCCTGCTCCGGCGACCGTCCGGCCTGGTCCGTGACCTCCGAGGAAGGCAACGCCACCCTTGATGGCCGGGTCCGGCTCTATCACACCAAGTTCCATATCATGGACGTGCCGGTCATGTATTCGCCATTCATGGCCCTGCCCGGCGCGCGCAAGCGGCAGAGCGGATTCCTTCCGCCCCGCGTCTCCAACAGCAGGAAGCTCGGTTTCCAGCTCAACATGCCGTATTACTGGGTCATCAGCGACGAGGCCGACATGACCCTGTACCAGAACTACATGAGCAACCGGGGCTACATGCAGGGCGTGGAATTCCGCCATGCCGAGGACGTGGACACCAAGGGCGTGTGGAAGGCGGATTTCCTGCACGATGCGCGGCGCGCCAACACGATCGACAAGGAATGGAAGGACTACCGGGACGACGGTCTGCTTCGGCCCAACCGCAATCGTTGGTGGGTGCGCAGCAAGTACGACGGCTGGCTCGGCAGTCCCAAGTGGAAGGTCAAGCTCGATCTCGATCTGGTCTCGGACCAGAACTATCTGCGGGATTTTCAGGATGGGCCGTCCGGCTTTGACGCCAGCCGCAAGGAATTCGTGGACACGTTCGGCCGCGATATTGCCAACAAGGATGCTCTGGACCGGATCAGCACCGCGTTCATGTCCCGAAGCTGGGACAAATACGGGCTGGCCGGAAAGGTCGAGTACGACCAGAACCTGCGTTTCTTCAACGGCAATGGCAAGGCCTCGAAGAACAGTACGGTCCAGACCCTGCCCGAAATCGATCTGTTTGCGTTTCGCCAGGCCATGCCCGGTCTGCCGCTGGAGTGGGACGCCGAGGTCAAGTACGACTATTTTCATCGCAACTACGGCAATTCCGGCCATCGACTGGACATCCGCCCCGGCCTGAGCCTGCCCATGTCCAACAAGTACGTGACCTTCATTCCCCGGGCCAAGGCCATTCAGACCTTCTACAGCCTGTCCAGGCAGCAGAACGTGAACACGCACACCTTTTCCCGGTTCAACGTGGAACAGGACGCGGCCAAGGACGGCTTTCAGTCGCGTACCTCATGGGAAGGGGGATTCTCCCTGTTCTCGGAGGTGGCCCGGGTGTTCCCGCTGGGCGGGGACATGCCTGCGGACCCGTCTCTTGCCGGATCGACGCGCTGGACCCGGCTCAAGCATTCCCTCACTCCGCGCGTGGAATACACGTATTCCCCCTATGTGCGGAATCAGAAGCGGTACCCGTATTTCGACTCGCGCGACAGGCTGAAGGGCACGAACATGGTCACGTACTCCCTGACCAACGTGCTGGACCGCAGGCGCGACAGGGTTGTGCTGGCTCCCGGTGAAAAGGGGGCCGCTCCCCTGACCAGAGTTGCTTCGGACTATCTGGATTTCCTGACCTTCCGGCTGGAACAGTCCTATGACCGGAACGAGGCCACGCGCAAGGACATGCGCGACCAGTACGCGCGTCGGCCCTTTTCCGACGTGCTGGCCGAAGTCGTGGTCAAGCCGCTGGACTACATCGACCTGACCTCGCGCACCTGGGTATCTCCCTACAATGGCAACGTGACCCAGAACGAGAATGACATCCGTCTCTACAAGGCCGGATTGGGCGAGTTCATCGTGGGCTACGATCTGCTCAGCAGGATTGACGAGTACAAGCGGTACAGCGAGGATGACATGTTCATCTTCAGGGCCGAGCTCAACTGGCAGGCAGCCTCGGATTTTGAGGTCGGCCTGATTTATCGTCGTGATTTCGAGACGGATCGCGATCTGGAGAAGAAGATTCGTTTTGCCTGGAACGGCGAGTGCTACGGCCTGTATTTCAGTTACGCAATAAAGCCCAGCGACGACCGTTTCGAGTTCGGTTTCGAGCTGGCCAATTTCTAG
- the mutL gene encoding DNA mismatch repair endonuclease MutL, giving the protein MSAIRSSIQVLPAGLKNQIAAGEVVERPASVVKELVENSLDAGATRVDVTVDQGGRSLIVVQDDGWGVPSEELPLAVTRHATSKIREFSDLSAISSFGFRGEALPSIASVSRFRMTSRAQDADEAYFIEVGNGEIEDQGPAALAAGTRVEVRELFSATPARLKFLKTETTENKRCQESLMRISLAHADAGFSLTQNGREMFRLPPDQDLKARLQSFWPPAVCHGLTPFDTERDGYRVHGLAGSPATAQGRGDRILLYVNGRPVQDKLMLSAVRQGYKGMLLAREYPQIVLFLELPARDVDVNVHPAKQEVRFIEEKLVFSVIRSGIMQAVGGLSGSPERPEMPVRPADTGFASPPVGGSPVSTGSMPASRHSQRSMPAGAPKFSSYREYQAEYNPPRDLDLPITPSASSPAPMHDEPLSAAPEPSPLSGTNLEYLGQVADTYLVIRQGRTLMLMDQHAAHERVLFEAMRQERTRGDSQPLAVPLEMRLHPSEAEALRELEQGLRSMGFVLHLEGGETLLIRGVPPTLDAGRAREYLASALDGQASCIEDLWIMMSCKTAIKANQSLARDEALALLEAWLETPDREFCPHGRPVVVRWNPGELERLFKRK; this is encoded by the coding sequence ATGAGCGCAATCAGATCCAGCATTCAGGTCCTGCCCGCCGGGCTCAAGAACCAGATCGCCGCGGGTGAGGTGGTGGAACGTCCGGCCAGCGTGGTCAAGGAGCTGGTGGAGAACAGTCTGGACGCGGGCGCGACCCGGGTGGACGTGACCGTGGATCAGGGAGGCCGGTCCCTGATCGTGGTTCAGGACGACGGCTGGGGCGTGCCGTCCGAGGAATTGCCTCTGGCCGTGACGCGTCACGCCACCAGCAAGATTCGTGAATTTTCCGATCTGTCCGCCATCTCTTCCTTCGGCTTTCGCGGCGAGGCCCTGCCCAGCATCGCCTCGGTATCGCGCTTCCGCATGACCTCCCGGGCGCAGGATGCGGACGAGGCGTATTTCATCGAGGTGGGCAACGGCGAAATCGAGGATCAGGGACCGGCGGCACTGGCTGCCGGAACCCGGGTCGAGGTGCGTGAACTCTTTTCCGCCACGCCTGCCAGACTCAAGTTCCTCAAGACCGAGACCACGGAAAACAAGCGGTGTCAGGAATCGCTGATGCGCATCAGTCTGGCCCATGCCGACGCGGGATTTTCCCTGACCCAGAACGGCCGCGAGATGTTTCGGCTGCCCCCGGATCAGGACCTCAAGGCGCGGCTTCAATCCTTCTGGCCTCCGGCTGTCTGTCATGGGCTGACTCCGTTCGACACCGAGCGCGACGGGTATCGCGTGCACGGCCTTGCCGGTTCCCCGGCCACGGCGCAGGGCAGGGGCGACCGCATCCTGCTCTACGTGAACGGCCGTCCGGTTCAGGACAAGCTCATGCTTTCCGCCGTGCGTCAGGGATACAAGGGCATGTTGCTGGCCCGTGAATATCCGCAGATCGTGCTGTTTCTGGAACTGCCTGCCCGGGATGTGGACGTGAACGTGCATCCGGCCAAGCAGGAGGTGCGGTTCATCGAGGAAAAGCTCGTGTTTTCCGTGATCCGCAGCGGCATAATGCAGGCCGTGGGCGGATTGAGCGGTTCACCCGAGCGCCCGGAGATGCCTGTGCGTCCTGCGGATACCGGATTTGCTTCGCCCCCTGTCGGCGGTTCTCCCGTGTCAACCGGGTCCATGCCCGCTTCCCGTCATTCCCAGCGCTCCATGCCTGCGGGCGCGCCCAAGTTTTCCTCGTACCGCGAGTATCAGGCCGAGTACAATCCGCCAAGGGATCTGGACCTGCCCATCACTCCGTCTGCGTCGTCTCCTGCGCCCATGCATGACGAACCGCTTTCCGCTGCGCCCGAACCGTCTCCCTTGTCCGGCACGAATCTGGAATATCTGGGACAGGTGGCGGACACCTATCTGGTCATCCGTCAGGGCAGGACCCTGATGCTCATGGACCAGCATGCCGCGCATGAGCGGGTGCTGTTCGAAGCCATGCGTCAGGAACGCACCCGAGGCGATTCCCAGCCCCTTGCCGTGCCGCTGGAAATGCGGCTGCATCCGAGCGAGGCCGAGGCCCTGCGCGAACTGGAGCAGGGACTGCGCTCCATGGGATTCGTGCTGCATCTGGAAGGCGGGGAAACCCTGCTGATTCGGGGGGTGCCCCCGACGCTGGACGCTGGACGCGCCCGGGAATATCTGGCGTCGGCTCTGGACGGGCAGGCGAGCTGCATCGAGGACCTGTGGATCATGATGTCCTGCAAGACCGCGATCAAGGCCAACCAGTCCCTTGCCCGGGACGAGGCACTGGCTTTGCTGGAGGCATGGCTGGAGACTCCGGATCGCGAATTCTGCCCGCACGGCAGGCCGGTCGTGGTGCGTTGGAATCCGGGGGAACTGGAAAGGCTGTTCAAGCGGAAGTAG
- a CDS encoding HAMP domain-containing sensor histidine kinase translates to MTLRSFQTKMLLWTWGLLLLALAVAFFYSTRVMSREYVRETEERSLRELDSLAWLLESHGPFAREGELDVWMTDLGERLGVRVTYVTGGRVLADSEVPYARIGEMEDHASRPEIVQALESGRGVNIRRSATLNKDMLYVAGKVSGLSGVPDGVVRLAVPFSRVAERIHALRLDFLWIFLGALGAAALTGALLSRNMARSVREFSELARDIGAGGYDKRIRVTPGSEFKPLADSINGMARSIEHHITTIEEQKGRLQAVFDGMCDGVMVLNAEGRIEAFNGALDSMFNLPESALGRTPIEVTRRFEVQDLADSILGGDLPHASAEIDLMDQRTVEVAAVPYFDHQNERKMVLVFHDISALKRSERGLKDFVANASHQLRTPLTSIKGYAETLVDTPPADSDVGREFLETILKNADHMDKVISSMLALAKSEEMGRRLTLSPVSARETLDRALADLAPWAGERGISFGLRVPEGTITVMAEPDGLLHVFHNLMNNAVKYSPDNGVIQINAEDDGESVVFCVEDQGPGISREHSTKVFERFYRVDGNTIDGSGSAGLGLAICRRIVRNFDGDIWHDGYGEDTRGARFCFRLNAPTPDRNL, encoded by the coding sequence ATGACGCTTCGGTCTTTTCAGACGAAAATGCTGCTGTGGACCTGGGGACTGCTGCTCCTGGCACTGGCAGTGGCGTTTTTCTATTCCACCAGAGTCATGAGCCGGGAGTATGTTCGGGAAACCGAGGAACGCTCCCTGCGTGAACTCGATTCCCTGGCGTGGCTGCTCGAAAGTCATGGCCCCTTTGCGCGCGAAGGGGAACTGGATGTCTGGATGACCGATCTCGGCGAACGACTCGGCGTGCGCGTCACCTACGTGACCGGCGGCCGGGTGCTTGCGGATTCCGAGGTGCCATACGCCCGGATCGGGGAAATGGAGGATCATGCGTCCCGGCCCGAGATCGTGCAGGCTCTCGAGTCCGGCAGGGGCGTGAACATTCGTCGCAGCGCAACCCTGAACAAGGACATGCTCTACGTGGCCGGGAAGGTCTCCGGCCTTTCCGGGGTGCCGGACGGCGTTGTCCGGCTGGCTGTCCCGTTTTCCCGTGTGGCCGAGCGCATTCATGCGCTTCGTCTCGATTTCCTCTGGATATTTCTTGGTGCGCTGGGTGCCGCAGCCCTGACCGGCGCGCTTCTGTCACGCAACATGGCCCGTTCCGTGCGCGAGTTTTCCGAACTTGCCCGGGACATCGGCGCGGGCGGGTACGACAAGCGCATCCGTGTGACCCCGGGCAGCGAATTCAAGCCCCTTGCCGATTCCATCAACGGCATGGCCCGGAGCATCGAGCACCACATCACTACCATAGAAGAACAGAAGGGGCGGTTGCAGGCCGTGTTCGACGGCATGTGCGACGGGGTCATGGTCCTGAATGCCGAGGGCCGCATCGAGGCGTTCAACGGCGCGCTGGACAGCATGTTCAACCTGCCCGAGTCCGCGCTCGGACGCACGCCCATCGAGGTGACGCGTCGGTTCGAGGTGCAGGATCTGGCGGATTCGATCCTGGGCGGAGACCTGCCCCATGCCTCGGCCGAGATCGACCTCATGGACCAGCGGACCGTGGAAGTCGCGGCCGTGCCGTATTTCGACCATCAGAACGAGCGCAAGATGGTGCTTGTCTTTCATGACATTTCCGCCCTGAAGCGCAGCGAGCGCGGCCTCAAGGACTTCGTGGCCAACGCCTCGCATCAGCTTCGCACGCCGCTCACCAGCATCAAGGGATATGCTGAAACACTGGTGGACACGCCTCCGGCCGATTCCGATGTCGGTCGGGAGTTTCTGGAAACCATTCTCAAGAATGCCGACCACATGGACAAGGTCATCTCCAGCATGCTGGCACTGGCCAAGTCCGAGGAGATGGGCCGCAGGTTGACACTTTCCCCGGTTTCGGCGAGGGAAACTCTCGACAGGGCGCTGGCCGATCTCGCTCCCTGGGCCGGAGAGCGGGGGATTTCCTTTGGCCTGCGCGTACCCGAGGGGACCATCACGGTCATGGCCGAGCCGGACGGGTTGCTGCACGTGTTTCACAACCTCATGAACAATGCGGTCAAGTACAGCCCGGACAACGGCGTGATTCAGATCAATGCCGAGGACGACGGCGAATCCGTGGTCTTCTGCGTGGAGGATCAGGGGCCGGGCATTTCCCGTGAGCACAGCACAAAGGTGTTCGAGCGGTTCTACCGCGTGGACGGGAACACCATAGACGGTTCTGGCAGCGCCGGGCTCGGACTGGCGATCTGCCGCCGCATAGTCAGGAATTTCGACGGAGACATCTGGCACGACGGGTATGGCGAGGACACGCGGGGAGCACGATTCTGCTTCCGGCTGAACGCGCCGACCCCGGACAGGAACCTTTAG
- a CDS encoding inorganic phosphate transporter encodes MDLYDLFFYMSLFAGFLMAFNLGANDVANSMASAVGAKAITVRQAVFIAGTLNFAGAVFLGSHVTATVSKGIINPAAIADPKLIMVGMFAALLAAGTWVLIATLTSLPVSSTHSIVGAIMGFGLVAGGPDVVNWLKMGGIVMSWIISPFFAATIGFLVFSHIRKYILFKRQFLRQVRFWAPFWIALTLALISLSFLYKTPAGKGLNLHWTVSLMIAAGLSGAAFVAARMVVTRMIANVEQGAEGVEQVFRKMQVGTSCYVALSQGANDVANAIGPVAAIYLIAKEHVLLAKADVPLSMLVLGGVGIAVGIAALGHRVMGTVGEKITTLTNTRGFAVDFGAASTVLLASNMGLPVSTTHAAVGAVAGVGLARGFKAVDFRVLGRIVMYWVATVPIAALTSIVFFVLLKWLCL; translated from the coding sequence ATGGACCTTTACGATCTGTTCTTTTATATGTCGTTGTTCGCCGGTTTTCTGATGGCGTTCAATCTCGGTGCCAACGACGTGGCCAACTCCATGGCATCCGCCGTGGGGGCCAAGGCCATCACGGTGAGGCAGGCGGTGTTCATCGCCGGAACCCTGAATTTCGCGGGAGCGGTGTTTCTGGGGTCCCACGTCACCGCCACCGTGAGCAAGGGGATCATCAATCCGGCTGCCATCGCCGACCCCAAGCTGATCATGGTGGGAATGTTCGCGGCCCTGCTCGCTGCGGGAACATGGGTGCTCATCGCTACCCTGACTTCCCTGCCCGTATCGTCCACGCATTCCATTGTCGGGGCCATCATGGGCTTCGGTCTGGTTGCCGGCGGTCCGGATGTGGTGAACTGGCTCAAGATGGGGGGCATTGTCATGTCCTGGATCATTTCTCCGTTCTTTGCCGCGACCATCGGGTTTCTGGTGTTCAGTCACATCCGGAAATACATTCTGTTCAAGCGGCAGTTCCTGCGGCAGGTTCGGTTTTGGGCACCGTTCTGGATTGCCCTGACCCTGGCCCTGATTTCCCTTTCCTTTCTGTACAAGACTCCGGCGGGCAAGGGACTGAACCTGCACTGGACCGTCTCCCTGATGATCGCCGCCGGTCTGTCCGGGGCCGCGTTCGTGGCCGCGCGCATGGTGGTGACCCGCATGATCGCCAATGTGGAGCAGGGCGCGGAAGGCGTGGAACAGGTTTTCCGCAAGATGCAGGTGGGCACCTCCTGCTACGTGGCTCTTTCCCAGGGCGCGAACGACGTTGCCAACGCCATCGGGCCCGTGGCCGCGATCTACCTCATCGCCAAGGAGCATGTGCTGCTGGCCAAGGCGGACGTGCCCCTGTCCATGCTGGTCCTCGGCGGCGTGGGCATTGCCGTGGGCATCGCGGCTCTCGGCCACAGGGTCATGGGCACGGTGGGCGAGAAGATCACCACCCTGACCAACACCCGAGGCTTTGCCGTGGATTTCGGCGCGGCCAGCACGGTTCTGCTGGCCTCGAACATGGGACTGCCGGTTTCCACCACGCACGCCGCTGTTGGCGCCGTTGCCGGAGTGGGACTGGCGCGCGGTTTCAAGGCCGTGGATTTTCGCGTCCTTGGACGCATTGTCATGTACTGGGTGGCGACGGTGCCCATTGCGGCGCTGACCTCCATAGTATTTTTTGTGTTGCTCAAATGGCTTTGCCTGTAA
- a CDS encoding DUF47 domain-containing protein translates to MFLRIPFFGLLARRSPMDGLVEHYDKIAECIATIDESLECYVSGGMCREFEELTKTIDEIENHADKIKRNIRNHLPTGFFMAVEKHLFLNYTKAQDNILDSAQDALQWLAMRKVDIPEDIQKDLIYLLDSVARATVLLGPALKATIALVHGESLDREGTKEQYRKVRRERDNVRKLKNALQRKVYSSELDFKDIYQILHFSDCLDNMGHNTENCADILRSMIAR, encoded by the coding sequence ATGTTTTTGAGAATTCCTTTTTTCGGCTTGCTGGCCCGGCGGTCTCCCATGGACGGGCTGGTGGAGCACTATGACAAGATCGCGGAATGCATCGCCACCATCGACGAGTCCCTGGAGTGCTACGTTTCCGGCGGGATGTGCCGCGAATTCGAGGAACTGACCAAGACCATTGATGAAATCGAGAACCATGCGGACAAGATCAAGCGGAACATCCGCAACCATCTGCCCACCGGTTTCTTCATGGCCGTGGAAAAGCACCTGTTCCTGAACTATACCAAGGCGCAGGACAACATTCTGGACTCGGCGCAGGACGCGCTTCAGTGGCTGGCCATGCGCAAGGTGGACATTCCCGAGGACATCCAGAAGGACCTGATCTACCTGCTGGATTCCGTGGCGCGCGCCACCGTGCTGCTTGGCCCGGCGCTCAAGGCCACCATCGCCCTCGTGCACGGCGAGTCTCTGGATCGTGAAGGCACCAAGGAACAGTACCGCAAGGTGCGCCGCGAACGCGACAACGTGCGCAAGCTCAAGAACGCGTTGCAGCGCAAGGTCTACAGTTCCGAACTGGACTTCAAGGATATCTACCAGATTCTGCATTTTTCCGATTGTCTGGACAACATGGGCCACAACACGGAAAACTGCGCGGATATTCTGCGTTCCATGATCGCCCGCTAG